The following DNA comes from Mesorhizobium sp. B2-1-8.
CGCCGAAATCGAGCTTGCCCGCGACTTTGGTCTGCGTTGGATCATCGGCCTTCAGCGCATTGCCGGAATACTGGATGATCGCGCCGGCCTCGCCGCCCAGGATCGCCGCACCTTCCTGATCGGAGTCGAATTCGACGACGCCGCTCGGCGCGTTCTGCTTCATCGTGCCGACGAAGAATTCGGCGGAGGCCTTGCCTTCGGCGGAATTGAAAACCGGATTCCATTTGTCGTCGAAGAAGGAGCCGCCAAACGACAGGAAGACCGGATACCAGCTGGTCACGATCGGATTTCCGGAAACGCCGCGGAACACGACCGGATATTTGATCTTGCCGGCCGCAACGCCTTCCTTGCCCTTGGCGATGACCTCGTCCCAGGTCTTCGGCGCGCCGCTCGTGTAGACATCGTTGCGGTAGGTCAGGGTCTGCAGATCGCCGACGAACGGCACGCAGATCAGCGTCGGCGTGGCAGTCTCGAAGCCTTTCACGCGCGCGCCCTTCTGCGGCGGCCAGTAGCCCATGTCGATCATCGAGCCGATCCAGTCCTTGTCGCCGCCGTCGATACCGGCCGCGCCGAGATCCTCGAGCACATTGGCGGCGCCGAACTGCGGCACCCATGGGTCGTCGAGAAGATAGAGGTCGTACTGGCCGGCGCTGTTCTTGGCGTCGGCGAACCACTTCTCGAGCGTTACGCCATATTCATCCTCGAGGAATTCGATGTCGAAGCCGGCATCCTTGGCCAGTGGGATGATCTTCTGCTTGAACGGCGTCAGGCCGCCATCGGCGAAGGCCCCAATGATCACCTTCTTGCCGGCCGCCCTGGCCGGGACAGGCAGGCCGATTGCGGTAAGGGCGGTGGTGGCAAGCGCCAAGCCAAGTCCTCCCTTGAGTACGGAGCGGCGAGTAAGTCTGCTTCTGCGGGACTGCGTCATTTCACTCTCCATCACTGTTGACCCTGTGGACGGCCGTCAGGCCGACCGAATTGAAGAAGCATGCGTTCGACACATCAAAAGTGACCGCGATATTGGCGCCTACCGCGCCCCTGAAGTCGCGGCCCGCGCGGACCGAGACATTGCCGCCGCCAAGGCGCATGTTGACCAGCGTCTCGTTGCCCATCGGTTCGACGACATAGATCTCGCCGGGCAGTGCGTTGGGGGCGCCCAGTTCCGCAACGCTCATGTCTTCCGGCCGCAGGCCGATCTCGACTACTTGCGCCGCGCGGCACGCCGCCAGCCGGGCGGCGGGAATCGCAACCGGCGTTCCACCGATCGCGATGCCTTGGTCGGCCAGTGTGACTGGAAGGATGTTCATCGGCGGATTGCCGACGAAGGTGGCGACGAAACGGTTGGCCGGGCGGTCGTAGATGTCGGCCGGCGGAGCCATCTGCTGCAGCTCCCCGCCGTGCATCACCGCGACGAAGTCCGCCATGGTCAAGGCCTCGACCTGGTCGTGGGTGACATAGAGGGTGGTTGCGCCGAGCCGCTGGCAAAGCCGCTTGATCTCGCCGCGCATGGTCAGGCGCAACCTTGCGTCCAGGTTCGACAGCGGCTCGTCCATGAGGAAGGCCGCCGGATCGCGAACAATGGCGCGTGCAAGCGCCACGCGCTGCCTCTGGCCACCGGAGAGCTGGCGCGGTCGGCGATCAAGCAGGTGGCCGATCTCGAGAACCGCTGCGACCTCGTCGATCTTGGCGCGACGCTCGGCATCCGGCATGCCGCGGATCCACAAGGGATAGCCGATGTTCTCGCCGACCGTCATCTGCGGATAGAGCGCGTAACTCTGGAAGACCATGGCGATGTCGCGGTCGCGCGGCTGCAGCCGGGTGACCTCACGCTCGCCGATGAAGAGCTTGCCGGCGCTTGGCATGTCGAGGCCGGCCAGGATGCGCAGCGCCGTCGTCTTGCCGCAACCCGAAGGACCGAGCAGGGCCAGGAACATGTGGTCGGGGACGGCAAGGTCAAGCGACCGCAAGACGTTCAGCGCGCCGTAGTTCTTGACCACACTTTGGTATAGGACAGAACTCATTGCCGCTCCCCGGCGCCCCCGAAGGGTATCAGTTCTTCCGTTCCTTGACCTCGAAACCGGCTTTGAGAGCCAGATCGCGCAGGTTGCGATAGCCCATCGTCGCATAGGTGAGCGGGTGGGCCTTGGCCGGATCCTGTTCGGCCTCGACCACCAGCCAGCCGGCATAGCCATTGTCGGCCAGCACCCGCAAAAGCGTCAAATAGTCAATGGACCCATCTCCCGGCACGGTGAAGATGCCTTCCATCACCGCGCCCATGAAGCTCATATCCAGGGCGCGAGTGCGCTTCAGCACATCCGGTCGCACATCCTTGCAATGCACGTGGACGACGCGGCCGACATGCCGCCGCAGCAGCGCCTCGGGATCGCCGCCGGAAAACAGGCAATGGCCGGTGTCATAGAGGAGGCCAACGGCTTGCCCTGAACCGGCCATCAGCCTGCCGATCTCGTGATCCGTCTCGACGATGGTTCCCATGTGATGGTGAAAGGCCATGCCGACGCCGAAATCGGCGAACCGTTCGGCCAGTCGCGTTATCTTGTTGCCGTAGGACTTCCACTCGCCGTCGGCAAGCTTGGGACGCTGCGAGATAGGATCGTGAATGGCGCCATGGCGGCCGCGCGACGTATCGGCGTATACGACGTGCTTGGCGCCGAGGTCGCGCAGCAGCGTCAGATGCGGCAGGATGGCCTCGAATTCCTCCTCGACCTCCTTTTCGCAGATCCGGCCATCGTACCAGCCGGAGACGAGTTTAAGGCCATGGGTCGCGAGAACCGCAGCCAGCACCTTGCTGGCACGTGGGAACTTGCCGCCGAGCTCCGTTCCCGCATAGCCGGCTTCAGCAGTTTCGGAAAGGCAGACTTCGAGTGGCGTATCCCCGCCCAGCTCGGGCACGTCGTCGTTGCTCCATGTGATCGGATTTATGCCTATGCGGACAGCCATCATCGCTCCTCATCGGACAGGCCGTGCCATTGCTGGCGGCGCCTCATCCGAACCAATCAGGTCGGTGAAGGCGTTCCGCTTGTGGTCTGTCTGGCCCGTCGTTCCCTCTTTCTTTTCATCTAAGCGCCGATCTGTCTCCATCGCGAGAGCCAGTTTGATGGGAAGTGAAGGTGCCAGTTTCAATCGGCGCGGCGCTCGCCTAAGCTCGATCCGCTCTCATGCCGCGAGGCTTTTCCGATGCAGATATCAAGGCGAAGGCGCCAAGCCTTTCCGATGGACGCGCTGATCATCGATCGAACAATCGATGAACCGATCCATCGCCAGCTCTATCGGCAGATTGCCGCGATGATCCGTGGGCGTCGTCTGGCACCGGGATCGGAATTGCCGTCGACGCGCGCGCTGGCCGAGGATCTGGGCCTCGCCCGTAACACTATCGTCGGTGCATATGACCAGTTGGCGACGGAAGGCTATCTTGCAAGCCGGCAGGGCGCGCGCCCGGTGGTCATCGACCTGCCCGTGAACTCTACCGATCAAGGCAGCAAACCCGTGGCCACGGCAATCCATCGCCCGCTTTCCAGGCGCGGCGAGAGCCTGATGCAGCAACCCTTTCATCACGGATCGCCGGGACGCTTTGCCTTTCATCCGGGCATGCCGGACCCGCAAAACTTCCCGTTTGGCGTCTGGGGCAGGCTGCTCGCGCACCGGGCAACGTATGGCGCCGACATGTTGTTCGGCACCTATCATGTGACCGGCCTGCCGGCGCTCAAGGAGGCAATTGCCGGCTACCTGATCTCGGCCAGGGGGGTGCGGTGTTCTCCCGAACAGATCGTCGTGACGACGGGAGCGCAGGCGGCGTTCGATCTGCTGGCGCGTCTGCTGCTCGATCCGGGCGACACGGTCTGGCTGGAGGAACCGGGCTATTACGCGGCCAAGGCGACTTTCACCGTCGCTGGCGCCAATATTCTGCCGCTTGTCGTCGACCGCGACGGCTGGCAGATGAGCCAGCCCGAGGTTTCACCGCGCCTGATCTATGTGACGCCCGCCTGCCAGCATCCCTTGGGGATCACAATGCGCATGGACCAGCGGCTGCGGCTGTTCGAAATCGCCGAGCGCAACAATTCCTGGATCATCGAGGATGATTTCGACGGCGAGTACAGATTTCAGGGAAGGCCGGTCCCCGCCATACAGAGCATGGATTACGCTGACCGGGTCATCTATGTCGGCACTTTTGCCAAGTTGCTGTTTCCGGCGCTCCGGCTGGGGTTCATGGTCTTGCCCGTCGCCTTGTGCGAGGGCATTCCGCATGCCCTGAGCACCACCGGGCAGTTCGCACCCCTGGTGCTTCAGGCGGCGTTGGCCGATTTCATCGATGAAGGCCACATGAGCCGCCACCTCAAGCGCATGCGTCGCATTTACGCCGAGCGACGCAAGTTTTTCTACGAATTGTGCGAGACCGAACTGGCCGGTCACATGACCCTTTCGGCGGCGGAAGCCGGAATCCAGGTCGTTGCCTCGCTTCACGAACGTTGCGACGATCGGGCGGTCGTGCATTGCGCAGACAAACTCGGCGTCAACGCATCGCCGCTGTCGAAATATTACTGGTCATCCTCCGGTAATGGCCTGGTGCTTGGCTATGCCGCCTGCAACAGGGCCGAGAGCGAAGCGGGAATCCGACGTCTGCGCCAGGCCATCGAGCACGTGCGGAATTTGTCATGAGCTCGCCTGCCCGCGATGAACCAGTGGTTGGCCCTCGATTTGAACAGTTTCCGCGATACTGGGCCGAACTGCAGGGCCTGGCCAGCGGGCTCGAATTGAGGTTCGATGATGTCTTCCTGTGGAACTGCCGCGGCGACATATGGGCGATGGCTCCGGATGGCTGCACGACCGTGCAATTGCCCGGTTCACCGCATGTCATCGGCCACAATGAAGATGGCGACCCGGATTTTGCCGGCCCTTGCGCACTGGCCCATGTCGCTTCCGAAGGCGGCAATGCATTCACCGCCTTCGTCTATCCCGGCTCGCTGCCCGGCCATACATTCGCGGTCACGTCGAGAGGGCTTGTGCAGACGGTCAACAACATCCGGCCGCTAGCCGGCGGCGCGGGAACGCCGCGCATGGTGCTCGCCGAGCTATATTCGACGCACCCGGTCTCGACGCGGCGCTGGCGCTGCTCAGATCGGCACCGCGCGCTGGCGCCTTTCACCTCACCTTGGCGCAAGCTGGAGACGAGCGGCTTCTCAGCGTGGAGTTCACCGCTCAAGCCCTGTCGGCCGATCGTGTCGAAGCGGCGCGTGTCCATTCGAACCATCTGATCCATGCCGACACCGGACGCATGTCGCAGATCGTCACCGGTTCGTCGGGCGTGCGCCAGCGGCGGGGCGAAGCGGCTGCTGGATCAGGCGCCTCAGTCTGAGCCGCAAAGCCGCGCGCTCGGCATATTGTGGGACGCGGCGGACCAAGAGCTGCCGATCTATCGCACCGATCCGGCCGACAGCGATGTCGAGAATACACTCGCAAGCGCCGTCTTCCGCGTCGGGGCTGACAAGGTCGAGTGGGCTGTCTACGATGCAACACACGAAGCAGCGCGCTTCGAAATGCGGGATAGGCTGGTGCCTGTCGCGACGTGAACAGGAACGGGGCAATGCCAGACGAAGTCGTCGCTGAGTCGCCGCGCACCATCGAGGATCTGAGAGCGCTGGCGCTCTCGGTCGGCCGCGACGAAGCAGGTTTTTCCCTCGGGTCCAAGGCGCATGATGTCTTCGCCAAGCTGGTCGACGCGCCCGAACAGTCCGCGGTCCGCTCGATCTCGGAACTTGCCAGTCAGTTCGGCATCAATCCGTCGACGCTGACCAGGCTGGCCAAGCGTCTCGACTTCGAAGGCTTCAGCGATTTCCAGGCCGTCTTCCGCAAGGCCATCGCCAACGATCAGCAATATTTCTACAGCCGCCAGGAAGGCTGATGACCACGCCGTCGGCAGGCGGCGCCGAAGTCGGGGTCTTCTAGCGGCTGGCGCGGGAAACGGCGGCGAATGTCGACGGCTTCCTCGGCCAGTTGGACGGTGCCTCGCTGAAGGGCGCGACCGCGCGGCTGGCCAGCGCGCGGCGCGTGCGCGTGCACGGTGTCCGCCAGTTCCATTCGCTGGCGAGCTTCCTCACCTATTGCCTTGGGATGGTACGCTCCGACGTGGCGCTCCTGGACGAGCCGCGGTTGGGCGTCGCCGAAGCGCTGTCACAGCTAGAGCCGGGCGATGTGGTCATCGTCGCAAGCTGCGCGCCCTATACACGCAGCGTCGCCGAGGTCGGCCGGGTTGCAACTGCGAACGGCCAGAGCGTGATCGCGATCACGGATTCCCGATCCTCGCCGCTCGTTCCTCCGGCCGAGCATGCCTTCTTCATCCCGCACGCCAGCAGTTTTACTCGAACAGCATGGGCGCATATATTGTCTTTTGCGAAGCGCTGCTCAACCTCGTCGCCCGCGAACTGGGCGATAAGGCGCTAAACTCACTGGCCGGGCGCGAGCGGCTCATTGCGGAGATGAACATAGAGGTTGGCTGATCGCGGCAGCCGCTCTGCTTTCAGCAAAGCCAAGTTCCGTCTGGATGATCGCGTCGACATCCTCGGCTTCTGACCGCGATGCCAGCTTTCCGGTGCGTTCAAAGCAAAGCTGGCCGGCCGAGATGCAAGACTACATTCGCCCCGTGGAACATGTCGTCTTAGTCGGTGGGCGATCCATGCTGAGTTGTGGCTCGTTACAACGACGCACCCTGTACTGTTCGAGGCTCGCGGTGATCGCCAACTCCAAAAGCGTTAGGGTTGGAGGCGCAGTCAAAACCGATCCGAAGCAAATGCCGCCAAGCGCGCCGTATCTCCCCGCCCAGCGATCACGTCGGCGACCAGGCAGGCAGTGATTGGCGCCAAGGTGAGCCCGAGATGACCGTGGCCGAAGGCGTGGATGACGCCGGGAGTATTGCGCGACGGCCCGATGACCGGACGCGAATCGGGCAGCGACGGACGGAAACCCAGCCATTCGGATGACGGCCGGCCGAGTTCGGGAAAAATTTGCCGCACACCCCGATCGAGCAGCGTCAGCCGTCGCGGATTTAGAGGCGCCGCAAGCCCGCCGAGTTCGACTGTGCCAGCAACTCGCAGCCTCCCCTCCATCGGCGTCATGTAGAAGCCGAGATCAACCGGGCATACCGGCCGGTTGAGCAAAGGCGCGGCGGTCGGAAATTCCAGATGATAGCCGCGCTCGGTGTCCAGCGGGATTCTATCGCCCGCCTGCGTGGCGAGTGCCCGCGACCAGGCGCCGGCCGCGATCACTGCAGTCCGCGCGACGGTGGCAAGGCCCGGGCCGCTCAGCCGGACGCCGCCGGCCTCCGACATCAGACCGGTGACCTTCGCCCGCACCAATTGGACCCCGAGGTCCGCAGCAGCCGCCGCCAGCCGCTGCATGACCGTCTTGGGATCGCAGACATTGATCGAGTCCGGGAAAAAGAGGCCCTGCGCCTGAAACTCAGCCAGTCGCGGTTCCAGCGCGGCCACCTGCTCGGCGGTCAGAACTTCCTGGTGGACGCCAAGCTTGGCGCGCATGGCCCGTCCGCCAGCTGCGGCAGCGAAATCGCTCTCGCTACGGTAGATGTAAAGGCAGCCGTTGCGACGCAGCAGGTCGGCGACGCCAGCCTCGGCCGCCATCTCCTCCCAGGCCGGCAAGGACTCGGCAAGCAGTCCGGCGAGCGCCAGCGCATTGGCGTGGGTGGCCGCCGGAAGCGACTGCCGGACGAAGCGGAGCAGCCACGGTGCGAGCTGGAAAAGTGCCGCCCAGCGCAACGCGAAGGGGCTGTCGCGATCGAAAAGCAGCTTCGGCAGCGCGCGCAGCACTCCCGGGTTGCCGACCGGCATGCAGGCGTACTCGGCGACCGTTCCGGCATTGCCGAACGAAGCGCCCGAGCCCGGCTCGTTGGGATCGATAAGCAGCACCTCGCGGCCTTCGCCGCCAAGCCGCAATGCTGTCGCTAGACCGACGACGCCGGCGCCGACAATGGCGATCTCGACGGTTTTCGGTGCCGCGGCGGGTATGGAGATCATGATCTAGACGAAGCCAGGCAGTTGCAGATGGCCGGCCGCGAGCAGCTCGGCCATTGTGGTGAGTGCTGAACGCAAATCATCCTG
Coding sequences within:
- a CDS encoding extracellular solute-binding protein, producing MALATTALTAIGLPVPARAAGKKVIIGAFADGGLTPFKQKIIPLAKDAGFDIEFLEDEYGVTLEKWFADAKNSAGQYDLYLLDDPWVPQFGAANVLEDLGAAGIDGGDKDWIGSMIDMGYWPPQKGARVKGFETATPTLICVPFVGDLQTLTYRNDVYTSGAPKTWDEVIAKGKEGVAAGKIKYPVVFRGVSGNPIVTSWYPVFLSFGGSFFDDKWNPVFNSAEGKASAEFFVGTMKQNAPSGVVEFDSDQEGAAILGGEAGAIIQYSGNALKADDPTQTKVAGKLDFGVVPKQTAAIAQMGIFIAGIPKSAPNKTNSVEFLKWYVSADIQAKLSEAGSIPVKRSAFGIAKPGNRLIPVALQQLDAGALPRPRTPDWAKVEELLGIELNKALQAGSGGGAALDNAAKQVKDYLSSVGYY
- a CDS encoding ABC transporter ATP-binding protein encodes the protein MSSVLYQSVVKNYGALNVLRSLDLAVPDHMFLALLGPSGCGKTTALRILAGLDMPSAGKLFIGEREVTRLQPRDRDIAMVFQSYALYPQMTVGENIGYPLWIRGMPDAERRAKIDEVAAVLEIGHLLDRRPRQLSGGQRQRVALARAIVRDPAAFLMDEPLSNLDARLRLTMRGEIKRLCQRLGATTLYVTHDQVEALTMADFVAVMHGGELQQMAPPADIYDRPANRFVATFVGNPPMNILPVTLADQGIAIGGTPVAIPAARLAACRAAQVVEIGLRPEDMSVAELGAPNALPGEIYVVEPMGNETLVNMRLGGGNVSVRAGRDFRGAVGANIAVTFDVSNACFFNSVGLTAVHRVNSDGE
- the iolE gene encoding myo-inosose-2 dehydratase gives rise to the protein MAVRIGINPITWSNDDVPELGGDTPLEVCLSETAEAGYAGTELGGKFPRASKVLAAVLATHGLKLVSGWYDGRICEKEVEEEFEAILPHLTLLRDLGAKHVVYADTSRGRHGAIHDPISQRPKLADGEWKSYGNKITRLAERFADFGVGMAFHHHMGTIVETDHEIGRLMAGSGQAVGLLYDTGHCLFSGGDPEALLRRHVGRVVHVHCKDVRPDVLKRTRALDMSFMGAVMEGIFTVPGDGSIDYLTLLRVLADNGYAGWLVVEAEQDPAKAHPLTYATMGYRNLRDLALKAGFEVKERKN
- a CDS encoding PLP-dependent aminotransferase family protein, producing MDALIIDRTIDEPIHRQLYRQIAAMIRGRRLAPGSELPSTRALAEDLGLARNTIVGAYDQLATEGYLASRQGARPVVIDLPVNSTDQGSKPVATAIHRPLSRRGESLMQQPFHHGSPGRFAFHPGMPDPQNFPFGVWGRLLAHRATYGADMLFGTYHVTGLPALKEAIAGYLISARGVRCSPEQIVVTTGAQAAFDLLARLLLDPGDTVWLEEPGYYAAKATFTVAGANILPLVVDRDGWQMSQPEVSPRLIYVTPACQHPLGITMRMDQRLRLFEIAERNNSWIIEDDFDGEYRFQGRPVPAIQSMDYADRVIYVGTFAKLLFPALRLGFMVLPVALCEGIPHALSTTGQFAPLVLQAALADFIDEGHMSRHLKRMRRIYAERRKFFYELCETELAGHMTLSAAEAGIQVVASLHERCDDRAVVHCADKLGVNASPLSKYYWSSSGNGLVLGYAACNRAESEAGIRRLRQAIEHVRNLS
- a CDS encoding MurR/RpiR family transcriptional regulator, whose product is MDGASLKGATARLASARRVRVHGVRQFHSLASFLTYCLGMVRSDVALLDEPRLGVAEALSQLEPGDVVIVASCAPYTRSVAEVGRVATANGQSVIAITDSRSSPLVPPAEHAFFIPHASSFTRTAWAHILSFAKRCSTSSPANWAIRR
- a CDS encoding NAD(P)/FAD-dependent oxidoreductase — translated: MISIPAAAPKTVEIAIVGAGVVGLATALRLGGEGREVLLIDPNEPGSGASFGNAGTVAEYACMPVGNPGVLRALPKLLFDRDSPFALRWAALFQLAPWLLRFVRQSLPAATHANALALAGLLAESLPAWEEMAAEAGVADLLRRNGCLYIYRSESDFAAAAGGRAMRAKLGVHQEVLTAEQVAALEPRLAEFQAQGLFFPDSINVCDPKTVMQRLAAAAADLGVQLVRAKVTGLMSEAGGVRLSGPGLATVARTAVIAAGAWSRALATQAGDRIPLDTERGYHLEFPTAAPLLNRPVCPVDLGFYMTPMEGRLRVAGTVELGGLAAPLNPRRLTLLDRGVRQIFPELGRPSSEWLGFRPSLPDSRPVIGPSRNTPGVIHAFGHGHLGLTLAPITACLVADVIAGRGDTARLAAFASDRF